A segment of the Lycium ferocissimum isolate CSIRO_LF1 chromosome 5, AGI_CSIRO_Lferr_CH_V1, whole genome shotgun sequence genome:
AGATTAAACTCTTTATAACCTTTTTTACCAAAATTTAAACTACGTAACCTCCTATGAAGAAAACACCAAACAAGCGTtcttatacaacaacaacatacccagtgtaatccgaCAAgtggtctggggagggtagagtgtacgcaaaccttacacCAACAAAATTGTTTGTATAACATGTCATGGAGGAACAGTTTATGATCAGAAGAATAACTATGTGAACTATTACAATATTTTTTGATGACAAAATATTGTAATAGTTCACATAGTTACAATATTAAGTTTCaagatctttctttttttcctttttttttttttttttttgattaggGCATGGCTTCCTGGCAGAAGCGAAGATTAATCCAAAATTTACCACAAATTTGTGCATCACTTTACAGTGTCTCAATTTTCTCATAGTTGGCACAAGGAAAATTAGAAATTATGACATCTCAGGGTAGTTAAATACTTTTTGATACCCCAAGCACATAATTGTCCTTAAATCCACAGAATATTTTGCTGTTTACACTTAACAGAAAGATTGACTGTCTTATTTGATCCTAGATAAGCCAACAGCTCTTGATGCTTGCTTTATAGTCAGCTATAAAggaaaattattaaaataaactGAAATGATTACTCTGGTGGAAAAATGAAGTCCTCCTTGTCGAATACCTAGCGTACTTATAGGTGCCAATGGTAATAAGCATGTATCTGTATGTACAAACTTGAGGGAGAGGCAAGAAAAGGTCAACCCTCAGGTTCCTGCTGGTTATGGTAGATATTCACATAGTTCTCACCCCTCCCCCAACTAGACCAGGATAGTTCCATGAGTGCTATGCTTCATTTTAATGAAGTTATAACTGATGCTCAGATATACTAATCCTCTTGGATGCTCTCTATTTAACCTTCCTAATCTAGAATTCAATGAATCAACTACCCTTAACATTAAACTATGGGGTCAGCTACACTAGTTCTCTGTATCCACTCCGGGCTATTCGGGCCCGTcaattcataataaaattatcagCAGAAAATTCCTCTAAAATCCAGGATCAGAAGATATGATTTTCAAGTTACTTTGATAACAAGTGCTGCAAGTAAATACCAAGACCACTGGTAGAAGTGACTTATATAATACAGGGATGACTTATGAACATCTAAAGGAAGCATAAGAAGGAAAATGGCATGTAAAGTTCTATAGGGAAACCCAGCCATAACAGCTTTAAGAATGGCACTTACTCTCAAGGTTGTTGTTGCCAACAAGGCATCATCCTGTTTGAGATTTTGGGATAAGATAACTGAAAGTTCATCAGAAACCCAAGATATCCACATATTATAAGCTCTGATGCAAAGATCTTGGGTCATTTTACTTAGCTCTTCAAGCTGTGGGCTTGAACTGTCATCCACTCCGAACAAAGCAGCAGACGCCAATGAACCTTGTCTTCTAGGTGAATCAAACACAGTATTTCCAGGACCATCAGAGATTGGGGAGTTGATGGGTGGCATGGAGTACCCTACTAGAGTTGGGGCCTTAAGCGAGCCAGTCCCTCTAGTTTCACTCACCCATGACCTTGGTGAACCAAGTATGACCGGAATGTGTCTGGAATGCTTTTGGAATGCAAACAAAAGCCGCCCTATAAATAATGATCTCTCAACGAGTATAGCAGGTGATGGCACTGACTCGTCTTTTGGGTTTTTGTTTTGAAGGTTAGCAGACAATATATCCAACTCACTCTTCAGTTCCGTTAGTATAGCTGACATACTTTGGTAAcatttattttgtaaatatgGTGCCAGATCTTTCAGTCTCAAGGATGCCTTGGGAGACTCCAGGAAGCTTAGCAGGTCTTTTAGAACACTCTCACAGCAGGTGTCCACAGCATCTCTTATCCTGCTAACTTCATCCCCAAAGTAAGCATTAAGACAACTGCGAAAATCATTCTCCTCGGGCTGATGTGACTTGGAACCAGGGATGGCGGTAACCTTTTTACCATTTGGCTCCATGAACCAAACACCTCCCCCATTTAAAGATCTATTCAAGTATGCCTGGAAACTGACCCGTTCACCAGGATTTCCGGAGATGGCCCGCACTGACGCTACAACATCAACTAATCCACTCAACTCATCAAATCCTTTATCAATAATTGCTTTCATCCTTCTAACGAAAGCATCTTCGAATATCTCGTCCCACAGATCCGAATCACCTCCCAGGACAAGCTCACGTGTTCTCTTCCATGGCAACTCAATTTCAGACCCAAAAACACTCTTAAGCCACTCCAAACTCCCTTCCAAAACCTGCTTATTTTCCATAGTTTCCCGTATCAATGTCTCAGCAGATGCAAGCTCTTTCCCACAGCTGATAACATCAATCAAGTATTTTCCATTGATCTTGTTCATTATCTCCTTACCACAATTTTTCAACCAATCCGAACACGCCTTCGAAACAAAATCCCTATCcaacatgaccatttgcgattccAAATCATCTCTAAACGAGTTCCACAACCTCACTTCCTCATCAGGATTAGGTATTCCACCAAACAACTGCGACGCAGGTGGCGAACCCAATACAGTCTTATAAAACAAAGGCATATCATTCAACACTTGCAAAAACAATTCCCCTACTTGCCCCACAGTAACCTGAATAATCTTTAACGCTTCGCAATAAACTAAAATCACATCAGAACTAGTCGCATTAACATTCGAACACCCATTTAGCTTCTGATTAATACACGATTTTCGCGAATCGAGAAACAACGTTAAAACCTGTTTGGGATCAAGTTCATCAATAACAGCAACTGCAGCTAAAGCATCAGCATAAGCTTTAATCCCTAAACCAATTTCTTGATCCAACAATCTCTCTCTACTTTTCTGTGAGATCTGAAATTTAAAACTCTCAACAATTTGCCATTGATGTTGAAGCAATGGAAATTTAAAAAGCACACTTTTATAgtccttatttttatttaaactaTAGTGTACATGTTTCGCCCTAGCATAACGTGCAGAAGATTCTAGAAACATAGATTCATCTAAACAACCCCAAATATTCTCAGGTGTATCAACTAAATACTTAACCCTACAAGCAATTCCGTAAATCCTAGCTTTAGCAGGGTCAAAAGAGGAAATTGACTTAGGTGAATCAGCTACATTGGAAGAAAGGGAATGAAGAATGCCATGGTGTATCGCGGATATATTGGAACAAATGGAGTCGCATGATGATTTCATTAAAACAATTGAATCAGCTGAATCGATGAGATCTCGATAACGATTACCGACGAGTTGACGTAACTCTTCGCTTTTGTCTTGGATCTGTTTACGGGTTGTTGCTTCGATGTTTCGGATTTCGGATATTGGTTTTGTACGGAAGAGTAATTCAGCATCTTGGTTTCTTACACCAATTGGGGTAGTGTTATGGTGGTTTTGATTGGTGGGTTGTGTtgatgatggtgatggtgatggGGATGTAGGTGTCACTACCCTCATTGTAACGCCGGTGAGGGGAATTAAAGGTGGAGTGACAGTAGTAGAGACTAGAGATGAAATGATGTTttcatggaagtaaaagaggtGTTAACTTCCAGTTTTTGTCAAGAATGGTGTATGACTTGAGTAGCGGGTATGTACGAGAGACGATGACAAAAATGATGCCTCAAAACACCTTTATGTTTCagataggttcaaaatagtcccttaagtatgtaGTACTAAATAATTTTGAGcctttaaatttattaaaaattaacCATTCAATATTTATTGAACCTTGTTGGTTAGATTTGaccgaaaaaaataattttagcaAAAACTTACATTTAAAtgtatgatttttgtatttGTTGATATTTTCCAATTATTTTTAGAGAACCTTGTTGGTTAGATTTGACAGAACcataaagggaaaagaaaaatagcaaaaactcacatttaaatgtataatttttgtgcttttttatattttttaattttttaaagcgTGCATTGGTataattttttgaggtgtaatttctattattttttaatatttttttagttttagtgtctagtgtaattttttgtgttgcatattttagtatttgatgaaaatttcttagtgatggtgatggtgatgatgatgggGATGTAGGTGCCACTACCCTCATTGTAACGCCGGTGATAGATAGAGGGGAATTTGGAGTAGGAGTGACAGTAGAGACTAGAGATGAAATGATGTTTtcatggaaataaaagaggTGTTATGTTTAAATGACTTGAGTAGCGGGTATGTACGAGAGACGGTGACAAAAATGATGCCTCTTTTTTTCAGATAGGTTCAAAAAAATATGTAGTACTAAATAAATctataaatttattaaaaattaacTAGGTTCAAATCAAAAactcacatttaaatgtataacttttttatcaattttattttttgaggtgtatttgtgttatttttaatATCGTTTTAGTTTTAGTGTCTAGTGTAATTTTTGTGTTccatattttaggatttgatgAAAATTTCTTAGTGCTTATGTTTAAATCTTTTTTCCATAAATTGTTCAAATCTAACTAGGTTCAAATCAAAATGTTAACCGCAAACTTAAAGATCAAAATTCAGACTTAAAGGGttattttgaacctaccctcaaaTATAGGGGACCATTTTTGTCTTTTTCTCGTATGTACCACCTATACGGAGTTCATCAAAAAGGCGGGTCGGGTTGGGACTATTTCTTAAATCGGGGTGGATTTCGGGTTTGCTGAAATTTCGCGGTTGAACTATGATACAAACAAGTTGTCACACGTGGGTAACCTTCAACGATGATCAGTTGAGGAGAAGTCGTTTGTATGAGCAGTATACTTTTTGATAGCTAAAATTAAAGGTGAAAACTGAAAAATGTTTCACCAGGTTGTAACGATTGttggtacaccaacaatattattatacatatttgttTGCTGTTTTATTTTGCATGTAAAAATATTGTTATGTAATGTGCGAGTCATAAAGTTAAATCTACTATTCAAGATTAAGAAATTTTCTACTATACAAGAAATAATTGGAAAGAGATTAAGAAATTGAGTCTACCATATAAGAGTTAATTGGAAAGAGATTGTAATAAGAATTCAGAAAGACATTATTTTAATATACTTGATAACTTAAGTAAGTGAAAAATGGGAGTGAGCTTGAAAACCAGTTCATTTGATAAGCTTTTTATCTTTCACAGTTAAGGTCGATGATTCAAATCTCTcgtcatttttgtttttttttattcactAATGATGTCTAGCAAAACTTTTTTACATCCGTAGTAAAGAGAACAAAAAACTTCTTAAGTAATTTTTCAATTAAACTCtccattttaagaaaaatgaaatgttaaagtttatttgttttaattgaatatatataattaaaaaaaaattctatacaAGGCGGTGCAGGTTTATGCTGTGCGGACAGGTTGacaaccaaaaaaattattatattaggCGAGTTAAAATCTTCAAGGGTTAAAACAAAACTTGCCCACTGCTGCCCCGCCTCTTTCCATCTTTAAGTAAAATAGGCATCGCTTTGTGTTGGGTCAAATCTAAAATTGACCCACATTTGGAGAAGTCAAATTTAATTGTGTAAGATTTTCATAGTATGGATTGTGGGTATGTAAGTACTTAATTTTGAAATAGACATataaatgaaattgaattaCTTATAATATATTATTGTTTTTTGTATCTCTTTTTTATCGTATCATTAGTTCTATTTTACTTGAAGATGTTTGACTAATTATTAAATTTGCTTAAAAATGTTTGACAGAACATGAACTTTAAGAAATGAAAGTGACATTTACGCTGATTTTATGCCAAATACCAAAATTATCATTACTATCAATAACACCGAGAAAATCGTTGATTAAGTGAGTAACACAATTAAACTAAATCCTCCCATGGTGAGTTAGTTGTGCCCTTCAATAGGTTGCAAGTAGTAATGAGATAAATTGAGCTTATGACGTGTCCAAGGATTGATTGCTTGATAACTGTCCAATAAAAGGAAGCTTCAACACAAATCAACCAGCTCGAGATGTAAGTTTAGCCTAACCGGACGATGCTCCATTGGGAAATTGTTTGACTATAATAACAAACAGTATAAGTTTTTTAGTTTATATCtaatattttcattttgcttATTATCTATGTGTGCATGTCTAATAAATTATTTCTATGATATTGTATCCGGTGATACTGTTTGGAACAAATTAAAATATCTCTGCCCCTAATATAACCAAAAAGGCCGCTTCGCCGTGAATTAATTAGTTTGAGATGTAAAGCTTTGGTTCGAGTGGGGATATTTACATGAACCAAAGGGACATTTTAGAAACAATAAACATGAGATGTGAACTTCCCATCAAGATTAACATTGAATGACTAACGATCAAGATGAACTAGATTAACTCTTATGCTTTGTCCCTATGACAAAAGGATGATGGGAATTGAAGAGAATGAGGGCAGTGAAGAAATAGTTTGGTCTATAATGCACTTGGAATTTGGTGTATAAAACGGGAAATGGTGCAAATTGAATTGCAGAGGATTTCTCGTTGATGAAGCTAAAGCACATGTAGGAAAGAAGGACGAAAGCAAGTTGTGTCGCATTGTTGGTACTCCCtatgtctcaaattatttattgcttTTTTGTTTTACACGTTCCGTAAGAAATAGTTAATTAGGAAGGGTATTTGACTATGTTATCCTTATTTATATCTACTTAtaatctctctccattaaatgtttactctattcATGTGTCATGcccattaatgacaaaattctatcAAGGTAATATGGGGAAATTATAATTAATTGTCCCTTAAActtctaaaacgacaaataatttgagacaactatttttattaaccacgataaataatttgattgACAAATTGGGTTCTCGTTGCAGAAGGTCGCTGAAATTTGCAAATTATTGGATGGTGGGACTATCGGAAGGAGAGATAAAATTGAAAGGTTGAAAGAGATGAAGTGCGTAAAAATCAAGGGATACATTGACTGATTGttacaaaataaaaagtattattaagttgaatATTATTTCAAGTGTCTTAAAATATAATCAATGCTTATAAATCACCATGTggtttaaaaattcaaaaagatacTAGCATCATTCTATAATTTGAGgctccaattttttttactaGATTACAGTTTTAAAATATTGTAAGCATGAAATTCCTCAGCTATAATACTATATATGTACTTAtataattgaagaaaattaaggCTGCAAATAAAGAGATAGATATGGAAAGCACGATTAAGTTTAGTCCTTATCAGCTTTTATCGTCAACATCGTTATCCACTAGGGCATGACGAAGAAAGAGAAGGTTCAAAAATAGAGTAAGGTCAAAATGTGCTTTTGGTAAGTAGGAACAAGACACGGTCATATGTGTCAGCACCAAGATGCTGATAAAATATGTCACCTTTACACTTTTGCTGAAATAAGGGATTTGGAGGAGTGATTTGCTAATTTTGTAGACAGATCATTTTTAGTGTTCTAATCACTCCTTTCTTATTCTTGcttagagaaagagaaagaggaagatTCCTTTCTTCATTTCTTGGTTTTAAAACACCAAAACTAGTTATATACAGTCCAATTCCACTTGCTAAATTGGGATCTTCTACTTCAGAGCAATAGACAGAGAGAGAGATACAGAGTAGCAATTGACAAAatgttggaaggaaaaggtgtGATTGAAGATACAGATATGCCAGTGAAGATGCAGATCCAAGCCATGCGATGGGCTTCTCAAGCTTTggatgtttatgatgttttggACTGCAAATCCATCGCTGCTCATATAAAGAAGGTAATTTCTGTCGACTTTTAGTTGAATTGTATGACTTGGAAGACTAGTTCCTTTTCttggttgcccaattttcggTCTTCATGTTGTGTTGTACACGTTCCAGTCTAATTCTAAACGTGGGGTTATTAAGTGTTCATATTGGTTAGGAGAATGAGTTATTCCCCTCATATGATATTAGGCAATTCTTGTCTTATGAGCTAATTTTTTAGGACTGAATTAGATCAAAGATACATTTTCTCCATATGGTAAAAGAACCTGCAGATGTCTTGAGTTCGTTGAAAAAATCTATTCACTATCAAAATGAATTTTTACTTGGTTGGACTTTGGGGCATAAAATTATAATCAGATTGTCACGTGTGTGGACTTTAGGGCATAAAAAAGAATTAGGATACACGTCAGGGGGTTAAAGATATACTATAATTTAAGTAAATTTTTCTGACAGCTTATGTTGGTTACATCTTTATACACATTTTCCTGAAAATTTTCGATTGTATGCAGGAGTTTGACAAACAATATGGGGGTGGGTGGCAGTGCGTGGTGGGAACAAAATTCGGCTGTTTCTTCACTCATACTAAAGGAACATTTATCTATTTCACCTTGGAGACTCTCAACTTCCTCATCTTCAAAGGAGCCACTTCTCCCCCTTAATGAGCTTTTGATTGTGAAAACAGTACTTGTAATTACTCTTAGCTTAATAGCTTCATTGTTAGAGGGTTGGAAATTTGTAATTTTAGCCAATTTCCACACAAACCTGATGCAGACTAGTTTATATTCCACTAGTTGAATGAGAATATGGGCAAATCAAGTTTCCCCTGTTAAACTCATGTCCCTTGTAT
Coding sequences within it:
- the LOC132055424 gene encoding uncharacterized protein LOC132055424 — protein: MLEGKGVIEDTDMPVKMQIQAMRWASQALDVYDVLDCKSIAAHIKKEFDKQYGGGWQCVVGTKFGCFFTHTKGTFIYFTLETLNFLIFKGATSPP
- the LOC132055421 gene encoding conserved oligomeric Golgi complex subunit 1; amino-acid sequence: MRVVTPTSPSPSPSSTQPTNQNHHNTTPIGVRNQDAELLFRTKPISEIRNIEATTRKQIQDKSEELRQLVGNRYRDLIDSADSIVLMKSSCDSICSNISAIHHGILHSLSSNVADSPKSISSFDPAKARIYGIACRVKYLVDTPENIWGCLDESMFLESSARYARAKHVHYSLNKNKDYKSVLFKFPLLQHQWQIVESFKFQISQKSRERLLDQEIGLGIKAYADALAAVAVIDELDPKQVLTLFLDSRKSCINQKLNGCSNVNATSSDVILVYCEALKIIQVTVGQVGELFLQVLNDMPLFYKTVLGSPPASQLFGGIPNPDEEVRLWNSFRDDLESQMVMLDRDFVSKACSDWLKNCGKEIMNKINGKYLIDVISCGKELASAETLIRETMENKQVLEGSLEWLKSVFGSEIELPWKRTRELVLGGDSDLWDEIFEDAFVRRMKAIIDKGFDELSGLVDVVASVRAISGNPGERVSFQAYLNRSLNGGGVWFMEPNGKKVTAIPGSKSHQPEENDFRSCLNAYFGDEVSRIRDAVDTCCESVLKDLLSFLESPKASLRLKDLAPYLQNKCYQSMSAILTELKSELDILSANLQNKNPKDESVPSPAILVERSLFIGRLLFAFQKHSRHIPVILGSPRSWVSETRGTGSLKAPTLVGYSMPPINSPISDGPGNTVFDSPRRQGSLASAALFGVDDSSSPQLEELSKMTQDLCIRAYNMWISWVSDELSVILSQNLKQDDALLATTTLRGWEETVVKQDQSNEGASEMKILLPSMPSLYITSFLFQACEEIQRIGGHVLDKPILKNFASRLLDKMIHIYGDFLSNQETQGSRVSEKGVLQILLDLRFAADILSGGDSTANEEPLKMPKVKHPYRRKQDVQLNKSVSEERVNGLISSFTQKLDPIDWLTYEPYLWENERQSYLRHAVLLGFFVQLNRMYTDTAQKLPTNSESNIMRCSAVPRFKYLPISAPALSSRGATKASISASIDDVSSRSPWKSYTNDELARKVDIDENSSSGITAPFLKSFMQVGSKFGESTLKLGSILTDGQVGRFGDILPVQASGFHSFFTAARSE